The Methanothermobacter sp. genome contains the following window.
TTGCAACCCAGTCCCCGAGGCCCCCAAGGAGACCTATTCCAATATTGAAGGGGTTGGGGGATGTGCCGCCCGATGCTATCATGAGTGTCACCGCGGCTGACCCTGCACCAAAGAACACCAGGAAAAATGTTCCTATAAACTCGGCGATGCACCTTTTTGTAAGGGATACCATGCTAGTCCTCCTTCATAACGTTGTAGCAGTAGGGGCAGAGTATCCTGGGCAGAGTGCCCCCAACCTTCTCTGCCGGGAAGGGGTAGCCACCACTCCATACCTCTGTTTCCTCTCGTATTGCGTGTTCTGTGCAGAGGCCCATGCCGCAGACAATGCATATGGCCACAGCATCGGTGTCCTTTCCCTGCTCTGCACATACATAGCATTTCATATCATCACCTGAAAAAGAAGTACTTTGAGGCTTATACAGCCTCTCTCCACTGGCAGTGGTTGTGCCTGAAGTCCACAAGTGCTGCCGCTGCACAGTTCTTACAGGTCCTTGCAGGTGATGCTGCGCTCTCCTTATGGAGTGCGATTATGTTGGTCATGAGGGTTGCTGTTACAGGTTCGCTTGTGAGGAGGCATGGGTAATCTGCGAGTCTCATGAGGGCTGAGAACCTCACGGTTATTGCGCAGGCAGGGTATGTGTAGCGCTGCGGGTTCATTATAACCTCGTTTTCATGTATCGGTGAGAGGTC
Protein-coding sequences here:
- a CDS encoding DUF2180 family protein, with product MKCYVCAEQGKDTDAVAICIVCGMGLCTEHAIREETEVWSGGYPFPAEKVGGTLPRILCPYCYNVMKED